The following coding sequences are from one Nicotiana tomentosiformis chromosome 3, ASM39032v3, whole genome shotgun sequence window:
- the LOC104084461 gene encoding protein MLN51 homolog isoform X1 gives MASAGEAEAEYESDPEEAKLSLKMRRREASDDEEEEEREPEERENPHQRIESDGESEGQGAAADYDEEEEEYDDEEYGEDEEDEYEEAGGIVGDGHEESVTEDVEVVAEGADGVKVVVGEGTGSGQGIADGNENNVLPGEEEEKKENEPFAVPTAGAFYMHDDRFRDNAGGRHRRTFGGRKLWESKDDRKWGHDKFEELSVEERNYEEGRRASRGRYRGRGRGRGPERGTVRARRPKADINDNIQGNDNNQKIQNNTSKGMRGRGPRRYRPSFKDNIGAPPPPNKQSGLSAEKLSHHSTAKASTPVSNVENDAVAAAKLSFVSSLNSASPPFYPSSSSTKGITTMDKRELQTGTSSRSAQPSVLGDSSAAARSTVVLRGKNVGDSISLDKLNIADPITAVAAKPSSGLQLPPGSSTINPTQSQPLRGQGRGFNAMPLVNYQSPVINNQFNRVSQPTNLSSTHRNPVQSRGQPSFQVAGQQFAQRSGTGSQGSSPPKTGQSISETREIESSLDSSKSKSAMVAKGKGTLQSTGRGSVLHGGAQVMGAPGSVGSGDQNFPASPTFLPVMQFGGQHRGGIGVPAVGMAFPGYVGGGLGNSEMTWLPVLAGAAGALGATYCSPYFAVDGAYNARPSGQISSLTAAPSKENNTGKPNNECNPQQRPELSNDDLGQRQKNPRRYTEMKFDQ, from the exons ATGGCGAGTGCGGGAGAAGCAGAAGCGGAGTACGAGAGCGACCCGGAAGAGGCGAAGTTGTCGTTGAAGATGCGGAGGAGAGAGGCGAGCGATGACGAGGAGGAGGAAGAAAGGGAACCGGAGGAGAGAGAAAATCCCCATCAGAGGATTGAATCTGACGGCGAATCGGAGGGACAAGGCGCTGCTGCCGATtatgacgaagaagaagaagaatacgaTGATGAAGAGTACGGGGAGGATGAGGAGGATGAGTACGAGGAAGCTGGTGGAATTGTTGGCGATGGTCACGAGGAAAGTGTTACGGAGGATGTTGAGGTTGTAGCGGAGGGTGCTGATGGAGTGAAGGTGGTTGTGGGCGAAGGAACAGGGTCAGGTCAAGGGATTGCTGATGGCAATGAGAATAATGTGCTGCCGGGGGAGGAAGAGGAGAAGAAAGAGAATGAACCCTTTGCAGTGCCCACTGCTGGAGCGTTTTACATGCACGATGACAGGTTTCGAGACAATGCCGGTGGACGACACAG GCGAACTTTTGGTGGAAGGAAGTTATGGGAATCAAAAGATGATCGGAAATGGGGACATGACAAGTTCGAAGAATTGAGCGTGGAGGAGAGGAATTATGAAGAG GGTAGGAGGGCTTCAAGGGGTCGTTATCGTGGACGAGGTAGAGGGCGAGGGCCTGAACGTGGAACTGTGCGAGCACGAAGACCCAAAGCTGACATCAATGACAACATTCAGGGCAACGATAATAATCAGAAGATTCAAAATAATACTTCAAAGGGTATGCGAGGCAGGGGTCCTAGAAGGTATCGGCCCTCATTTAAGGACAACATTGGTGCACCACCTCCACCAAACAAACA ATCTGGTCTGTCAGCTGAGAAACTTTCACATCACAGCACAGCCAAAGCATCTACTCCTGTATCAAATGTAGAAAATGATGCAGTGGCAGCTGCTAAGCTAAGCTTTGTGTCAAGCTTGAATTCTGCTTCTCCTCCATTTTACCCCTCTAGTTCCTCCACTAAGGGAATCACTACAATGGACAAGAGAGAGTTGCAAACCGGGACAAGTAGCCGCAGTGCTCAGCCTTCTGTTTTAGGAGATAGTTCTGCTGCTGCACGATCAACTGTAGTGCTGCGAGGGAAGAATGTTGGTGATTCTATTAGCCTTGACAAGCTTAATATTGCTGATCCTATTACTGCAGTAGCTGCGAAACCATCATCTGGTTTGCAGTTGCCTCCTGGCTCCTCAACAATAAATCCTACTCAATCTCAGCCATTGAGAGGCCAAGGAAGAGGATTTAATGCAATGCCACTTGTAAACTACCAATCTCCTGTAATAAATAACCAATTCAACCGAGTTTCTCAGCCGACAAACCTCTCCTCTACTCATAGAAATCCTGTTCAAAGTCGAGGACAACCTTCTTTCCAGGTTGCTGGTCAGCAGTTTGCTCAGCGATCTGGTACTGGATCTCAAGGTTCATCTCCCCCAAAAACTGGACAGTCTATCTCTGAAACTAGAGAGATTGAATCTTCTTTGGATTCAAGTAAATCAAAGAGTGCTATGGTTGCAAAAGGAAAAGGCACTCTTCAGAGCACTGGAAGGGGATCAGTTCTGCATGGCGGAGCTCAGGTTATGGGTGCACCTGGAAGTGTTGGTAGTGGCGATCAGAACTTTCCTGCATCACCAACCTTTTTGCCAG TCATGCAATTCGGGGGACAGCACCGCGGTGGCATTGGAGTTCCTGCTGTTGGCATGGCCTTTCCTGGATATGTTGGTGGTGGTTTGGGGAATTCTGAGATGACATG GTTGCCAGTTTTAGCTGGGGCTGCTGGAGCATTAGGTGCAACATACTGTTCGCCATATTTTGCTGTTGATGGTGCTTATAATGCTCGCCCATCTGGGCAAATATCTTCTCTCACTGCTGCTCCAAG CAAAGAGAACAATACCGGTAAACCAAATAATGAATGCAATCCCCAACAGAGACCAG AGCTCTCAAATGACGACTTAGGTCAGCGTCAGAAGAATCCTCGCAG ATATACAGAGATGAAGTTTGATCAGTGA
- the LOC104084461 gene encoding protein MLN51 homolog isoform X2, which produces MASAGEAEAEYESDPEEAKLSLKMRRREASDDEEEEEREPEERENPHQRIESDGESEGQGAAADYDEEEEEYDDEEYGEDEEDEYEEAGGIVGDGHEESVTEDVEVVAEGADGVKVVVGEGTGSGQGIADGNENNVLPGEEEEKKENEPFAVPTAGAFYMHDDRFRDNAGGRHRRTFGGRKLWESKDDRKWGHDKFEELSVEERNYEEGRRASRGRYRGRGRGRGPERGTVRARRPKADINDNIQGNDNNQKIQNNTSKGMRGRGPRRYRPSFKDNIGAPPPPNKQSGLSAEKLSHHSTAKASTPVSNVENDAVAAAKLSFVSSLNSASPPFYPSSSSTKGITTMDKRELQTGTSSRSAQPSVLGDSSAAARSTVVLRGKNVGDSISLDKLNIADPITAVAAKPSSGLQLPPGSSTINPTQSQPLRGQGRGFNAMPLVNYQSPVINNQFNRVSQPTNLSSTHRNPVQSRGQPSFQVAGQQFAQRSGTGSQGSSPPKTGQSISETREIESSLDSSKSKSAMVAKGKGTLQSTGRGSVLHGGAQVMGAPGSVGSGDQNFPASPTFLPVMQFGGQHRGGIGVPAVGMAFPGYVGGGLGNSEMTWLPVLAGAAGALGATYCSPYFAVDGAYNARPSGQISSLTAAPSYACSRHFLIMVVKSGKET; this is translated from the exons ATGGCGAGTGCGGGAGAAGCAGAAGCGGAGTACGAGAGCGACCCGGAAGAGGCGAAGTTGTCGTTGAAGATGCGGAGGAGAGAGGCGAGCGATGACGAGGAGGAGGAAGAAAGGGAACCGGAGGAGAGAGAAAATCCCCATCAGAGGATTGAATCTGACGGCGAATCGGAGGGACAAGGCGCTGCTGCCGATtatgacgaagaagaagaagaatacgaTGATGAAGAGTACGGGGAGGATGAGGAGGATGAGTACGAGGAAGCTGGTGGAATTGTTGGCGATGGTCACGAGGAAAGTGTTACGGAGGATGTTGAGGTTGTAGCGGAGGGTGCTGATGGAGTGAAGGTGGTTGTGGGCGAAGGAACAGGGTCAGGTCAAGGGATTGCTGATGGCAATGAGAATAATGTGCTGCCGGGGGAGGAAGAGGAGAAGAAAGAGAATGAACCCTTTGCAGTGCCCACTGCTGGAGCGTTTTACATGCACGATGACAGGTTTCGAGACAATGCCGGTGGACGACACAG GCGAACTTTTGGTGGAAGGAAGTTATGGGAATCAAAAGATGATCGGAAATGGGGACATGACAAGTTCGAAGAATTGAGCGTGGAGGAGAGGAATTATGAAGAG GGTAGGAGGGCTTCAAGGGGTCGTTATCGTGGACGAGGTAGAGGGCGAGGGCCTGAACGTGGAACTGTGCGAGCACGAAGACCCAAAGCTGACATCAATGACAACATTCAGGGCAACGATAATAATCAGAAGATTCAAAATAATACTTCAAAGGGTATGCGAGGCAGGGGTCCTAGAAGGTATCGGCCCTCATTTAAGGACAACATTGGTGCACCACCTCCACCAAACAAACA ATCTGGTCTGTCAGCTGAGAAACTTTCACATCACAGCACAGCCAAAGCATCTACTCCTGTATCAAATGTAGAAAATGATGCAGTGGCAGCTGCTAAGCTAAGCTTTGTGTCAAGCTTGAATTCTGCTTCTCCTCCATTTTACCCCTCTAGTTCCTCCACTAAGGGAATCACTACAATGGACAAGAGAGAGTTGCAAACCGGGACAAGTAGCCGCAGTGCTCAGCCTTCTGTTTTAGGAGATAGTTCTGCTGCTGCACGATCAACTGTAGTGCTGCGAGGGAAGAATGTTGGTGATTCTATTAGCCTTGACAAGCTTAATATTGCTGATCCTATTACTGCAGTAGCTGCGAAACCATCATCTGGTTTGCAGTTGCCTCCTGGCTCCTCAACAATAAATCCTACTCAATCTCAGCCATTGAGAGGCCAAGGAAGAGGATTTAATGCAATGCCACTTGTAAACTACCAATCTCCTGTAATAAATAACCAATTCAACCGAGTTTCTCAGCCGACAAACCTCTCCTCTACTCATAGAAATCCTGTTCAAAGTCGAGGACAACCTTCTTTCCAGGTTGCTGGTCAGCAGTTTGCTCAGCGATCTGGTACTGGATCTCAAGGTTCATCTCCCCCAAAAACTGGACAGTCTATCTCTGAAACTAGAGAGATTGAATCTTCTTTGGATTCAAGTAAATCAAAGAGTGCTATGGTTGCAAAAGGAAAAGGCACTCTTCAGAGCACTGGAAGGGGATCAGTTCTGCATGGCGGAGCTCAGGTTATGGGTGCACCTGGAAGTGTTGGTAGTGGCGATCAGAACTTTCCTGCATCACCAACCTTTTTGCCAG TCATGCAATTCGGGGGACAGCACCGCGGTGGCATTGGAGTTCCTGCTGTTGGCATGGCCTTTCCTGGATATGTTGGTGGTGGTTTGGGGAATTCTGAGATGACATG GTTGCCAGTTTTAGCTGGGGCTGCTGGAGCATTAGGTGCAACATACTGTTCGCCATATTTTGCTGTTGATGGTGCTTATAATGCTCGCCCATCTGGGCAAATATCTTCTCTCACTGCTGCTCCAAG CTATGCATGTAGCAGGCATTTTTTGATTATGGTTGTAAAAAGTGGAAAAGAAACTTAA